A stretch of the Lolium perenne isolate Kyuss_39 chromosome 3, Kyuss_2.0, whole genome shotgun sequence genome encodes the following:
- the LOC139837764 gene encoding E3 ubiquitin-protein ligase SINA-like 10, giving the protein MDINWFRCPDCSLVLTPPVFQCKEGHLACDGCRAGKCQRCNGTFNTRNKVVEHIISVSKFKCPFTGCHGFFPFRDLRAHREACLHAPCFCAEPGCTFAAPPPTLLRHLVVDHLWPAHPVVYGQVLRLRAPLLEPRRLLHAKEDGGVFVVVIGALGAVTAVSVVCVRKAGGPSQPCYTAELRASDPPLPGAGAASMIRMPMETVTSTDRPGEVSVEKLPWVMSVPSTYLLAGVDGDGASKKLHLKIQIKKIS; this is encoded by the exons ATGGACATCAACTGGTTCCGCTGCCCCGACTGCTCCCTCGTCCTCACCCCGCCCGTCTTTCAG TGCAAGGAGGGGCACCTGGCCTGCGACGGCTGCCGCGCCGGAAAGTGCCAGAGGTGCAACGGCACATTCAACACCCGGAACAAGGTGGTGGAGCACATCATCTCCGTGTCCAAGTTCAAGTGCCCCTTCACCGGCTGCCACGGCTTCTTCCCCTTCCGCGACCTGCGCGCCCACCGCGAGGCGTGCCTCCACGCGCCCTGCTTCTGCGCCGAGCCTGGGTGCACCTTCGCGGCCCCGCCGCCCACGCTCCTCCGGCACCTCGTCGTCGACCACTTATGGCCCGCGCACCCTGTCGTCTACGGCCAAGTCCTCCGGCTCCGCGCGCCCCTGTTGGAGCCGCGCCGCCTGCTGCACGCCAAGGAGGACGGCGGTGTGTTCGTTGTGGTCATCGGCGCGCTAGGCGCAGTCACCGCCGTGTCGGTGGTGTGCGTCAGGAAGGCGGGCGGCCCGTCCCAGCCGTGTTACACGGCCGAGCTGCGCGCCAGCGACCCGCCGCTGCCGGGCGCGGGTGCAGCCAGCATGATCAGGATGCCAATGGAGACGGTGACGAGCACCGACAGGCCCGGCGAGGTCTCCGTGGAGAAGCTGCCTTGGGTTATGTCAGTACCGTCGACGTATCTGCTGGCCGGTGTTGATGGTGATGGGGCGTCAAAAAAGCTGCACCTGAAGATCCAGATTAAGAAAATTTCCTGA